A genomic stretch from Candidatus Nitrososphaera gargensis Ga9.2 includes:
- a CDS encoding DNA-processing protein DprA translates to MGTADGAQGLVLTVEELLGRPLNDIEKKYAPKILYVKGSMRIPLPRPRVSIVGSRKASEEGLHAANRIASTLVKDGVVIVSGLAEGIDTSAHQAALESHGRTIAVIGTPLNKVFPAKNYQLQQEIMNNHLVISQFPIGHPTRPKDFVLRNRTMALISDATIIVEAGEFSGSLHQGWEALRLGRSLFIWKSILENKKLTWPRKMMQYGAMELSNPEDVLEVLPSDLQMPLFQ, encoded by the coding sequence ATGGGGACCGCCGACGGAGCGCAGGGTCTTGTGCTCACTGTCGAAGAGCTTCTGGGTCGACCTTTAAACGATATTGAAAAGAAATACGCTCCCAAAATCCTTTACGTCAAAGGATCAATGCGAATTCCTTTACCAAGACCCAGAGTGTCGATAGTGGGTTCTAGGAAGGCATCCGAAGAGGGACTTCATGCGGCCAACAGAATCGCGAGCACCCTAGTAAAAGATGGAGTTGTGATTGTCAGCGGTCTTGCAGAAGGAATCGATACTTCTGCCCACCAAGCAGCCCTAGAATCGCATGGACGAACGATCGCAGTTATTGGCACGCCGCTGAACAAGGTCTTTCCTGCAAAGAATTATCAGCTTCAACAAGAAATTATGAATAACCATCTAGTCATTTCACAATTTCCCATCGGGCATCCAACACGTCCGAAGGATTTTGTTCTAAGAAATCGGACTATGGCACTGATTTCTGACGCCACAATTATTGTGGAAGCTGGTGAGTTTAGCGGCTCTTTACATCAGGGTTGGGAAGCACTCAGGCTTGGCCGCTCATTGTTCATTTGGAAATCTATATTGGAAAATAAAAAACTCACTTGGCCGAGGAAGATGATGCAGTATGGCGCGATGGAGCTTTCCAATCCAGAAGATGTCCTTGAAGTTTTGCCATCAGATTTACAGATGCCTTTATTCCAGTAA
- a CDS encoding phosphoribosyltransferase, translated as MRITKIEFGSYLTYSPKCDSDAAKASRNAMRALKDDEVLPNSQILTSEFIANLIRDNLNSLPFSNFFKAKPILVPTPRSSLIRPGTLWVPQRLANALAQRGLGKNVEPCLNRFKAVRKSATSQGDRPKAFEHYNSMEVQKIFPEPSEILLIDDIVTRGATLLGAANKLADAFPRAHIRVFAAMRTISPPDVFRSLFDPCVGNIELRGIDTFRRP; from the coding sequence ATGCGCATCACTAAAATTGAATTCGGTTCATACCTGACATATTCGCCAAAGTGCGATTCAGATGCAGCTAAAGCATCAAGAAACGCCATGAGAGCGTTAAAGGACGACGAAGTTCTTCCAAACTCTCAAATTCTGACATCTGAATTCATTGCGAATCTGATCAGAGATAATCTCAATAGCTTGCCCTTTTCAAATTTCTTTAAAGCCAAGCCTATTCTAGTTCCCACTCCGCGCAGCTCCCTAATTCGACCAGGCACTCTCTGGGTTCCACAACGACTAGCCAATGCACTTGCGCAAAGAGGACTAGGAAAGAATGTTGAGCCTTGTCTTAACCGCTTCAAGGCTGTAAGGAAATCTGCAACAAGTCAAGGAGACAGGCCAAAGGCATTCGAACATTACAATTCGATGGAAGTGCAAAAAATCTTTCCTGAACCCTCAGAAATTCTTTTGATAGATGATATTGTAACGCGAGGTGCCACCCTCTTGGGCGCAGCTAACAAATTGGCAGATGCCTTTCCTAGAGCGCACATTCGTGTATTTGCTGCGATGCGAACGATAAGCCCACCGGATGTTTTTAGATCACTGTTTGATCCGTGCGTAGGTAATATCGAGTTGAGAGGCATCGATACATTTCGACGACCCTAG